The proteins below are encoded in one region of Pseudomonas putida S13.1.2:
- a CDS encoding alginate biosynthesis protein Alg44 encodes MNTAVNVNVVHESEAQRQHARVRIPAKLRFLDAQRQTHEVKVDDLSAGGLSFHTKQQLSVGDVLRGRLQFVVDNLGLSIDIEFQVRSYNPSNGRTGAQFQNLEPRDIATLRHIITSHLSGELISIGDVLSTLQRDNFTKARKQKDGGSGLSAFGRLKAVTVTLGVFVVGVAAFGFVAKSLYGMYFVSHAEAGVVAVPTTTVTMPRDGTVSSLIESGGQIAKGAPLASFTTSMLDMLKGNLDDAQLEPAKIEELFGKQLSGTLTSPCDCVVARQLVDDGQYAAKGQAIFQLIPRTTTPMVEARFSYRQFDEVKPGTRVNFQVAGEDEVRTGQIVSSTSLNSEDLSSDIRVQIKPDSGMPAELAGRPAAVNSDRGPSMNWLIDKAVARGL; translated from the coding sequence ATGAATACCGCCGTGAACGTCAATGTCGTGCATGAGTCCGAAGCCCAGCGCCAACATGCCCGGGTGCGCATTCCCGCCAAGCTGCGTTTCCTGGACGCCCAGCGCCAAACCCACGAAGTGAAGGTCGACGACCTTTCCGCAGGTGGCCTGAGCTTTCACACCAAGCAGCAACTGTCGGTGGGTGACGTACTGCGCGGTCGGCTGCAGTTCGTGGTCGACAACCTGGGCCTGTCGATCGACATCGAGTTCCAGGTGCGCTCGTACAACCCGAGCAACGGCCGTACCGGTGCGCAGTTCCAGAACCTTGAACCACGCGACATCGCCACGCTGCGGCACATCATCACCAGCCACCTGTCGGGTGAGCTGATCAGCATCGGTGATGTGCTCAGCACCCTGCAGCGCGACAACTTCACCAAGGCACGCAAGCAGAAGGACGGTGGTTCGGGCCTGAGCGCCTTCGGCCGACTCAAGGCGGTCACCGTTACCCTCGGCGTATTCGTGGTCGGCGTCGCTGCTTTCGGCTTCGTCGCCAAGTCGCTGTACGGCATGTACTTCGTCAGCCATGCCGAAGCCGGTGTCGTCGCGGTACCGACCACCACTGTCACCATGCCGCGCGACGGCACCGTGAGCAGCCTCATCGAAAGCGGTGGGCAGATCGCCAAGGGCGCACCACTGGCCAGCTTCACCACCAGCATGCTGGACATGCTCAAGGGCAACCTGGACGACGCGCAGCTGGAACCGGCGAAGATCGAGGAACTGTTCGGCAAGCAGCTGTCTGGCACCCTCACCAGCCCCTGCGATTGCGTGGTCGCCCGCCAGCTGGTGGACGATGGCCAGTACGCAGCCAAGGGCCAGGCGATCTTCCAGCTGATCCCGCGCACCACCACGCCAATGGTCGAGGCGCGCTTCAGCTACCGCCAGTTCGACGAGGTCAAGCCAGGTACCCGGGTCAACTTCCAGGTCGCCGGCGAAGACGAAGTGCGCACCGGCCAGATCGTCAGCAGCACCAGCCTCAACAGCGAAGACCTGTCCTCCGACATCCGCGTGCAGATCAAGCCCGACAGCGGCATGCCCGCCGAACTCGCCGGCCGCCCGGCAGCGGTCAACAGCGACCGTGGCCCGTCAATGAACTGGCTGATCGACAAAGCCGTGGCCCGTGGCCTGTAA
- a CDS encoding glycosyltransferase family 2 protein: MQRLQTVLLQCAGWLLYMSLLMLIALALPADIFDSQSKHFIFLVGAVGIWRYSMGATHFIRGMIFLYGVYPYLRRKVQKMGDATDPSHVYLMVTSFRIEALTTAQVYSSVIREAINCGFPTTVVCSLVEMSDELLVKSLWAKYNPPAHVKLDIVRIAGTGKRDGLAYGFRAISRMLPDENAVVAVIDGDTVLADGVVRKTVPWFKLFPNVGGLTTNEFCEVRGGYIMSEWHKLRFAQRHINMCSMALSKRVLTMTGRMSMFRASVVTNPEFIADVESDSLMHWRLGRFKFLTGDDKSSWFSLMRLGYDTFYVPDAAINTVEHPPEKSFFKASRKLMYRWYGNNLRQNSRALGLGLGRLGLFTSIVLFDQRVSMWTSLLGLTVAVIASLKFGMAFLLVYLLWIGITRLILTIMLLCSGHNVGPAYPLILYYNQIIGALMKIYVFFRLDKQSWTRQPTALKRDLASFQQWFNTWSSRTMTFSAASIFVAVLFMVV, from the coding sequence ATGCAAAGGCTCCAGACCGTGCTGTTGCAGTGCGCCGGGTGGCTGCTCTACATGAGCCTGCTCATGCTGATCGCCCTGGCCCTGCCAGCCGATATCTTCGACTCGCAATCGAAGCACTTCATCTTCCTGGTCGGCGCAGTCGGCATCTGGCGCTATTCCATGGGCGCCACCCATTTCATCCGCGGCATGATCTTCCTCTACGGCGTGTACCCGTACCTGCGCCGCAAGGTGCAGAAAATGGGCGATGCCACCGACCCGTCGCATGTCTACCTGATGGTGACCAGCTTCCGTATCGAGGCGCTGACCACTGCCCAGGTGTACAGCTCGGTGATCCGCGAAGCGATCAACTGCGGCTTCCCCACCACCGTGGTCTGCTCGCTGGTGGAGATGTCCGATGAACTGCTGGTGAAGAGCCTGTGGGCCAAGTACAACCCGCCGGCCCATGTGAAGCTGGACATCGTGCGCATTGCCGGTACCGGCAAACGCGATGGCCTGGCCTATGGTTTCCGCGCCATCTCGCGCATGCTGCCGGACGAAAACGCCGTGGTGGCCGTGATCGACGGCGACACCGTGCTGGCCGATGGCGTGGTACGCAAGACCGTGCCGTGGTTCAAGCTGTTCCCCAACGTCGGCGGCCTGACCACCAACGAGTTCTGCGAAGTACGTGGCGGCTACATCATGAGCGAGTGGCACAAGCTGCGCTTCGCCCAGCGCCACATCAACATGTGCTCGATGGCCCTGTCCAAGCGCGTGCTGACCATGACCGGGCGCATGTCGATGTTCCGCGCAAGCGTGGTGACCAACCCCGAGTTCATCGCCGACGTCGAAAGCGACTCGCTGATGCACTGGCGCCTGGGCCGCTTCAAGTTCCTTACCGGTGACGACAAGTCCAGCTGGTTCAGCCTGATGCGCCTGGGCTACGACACCTTCTACGTGCCGGACGCCGCCATCAACACGGTCGAGCACCCGCCCGAAAAGAGCTTCTTCAAGGCCAGCCGCAAGCTGATGTACCGCTGGTACGGCAACAACCTGCGGCAGAACTCCCGTGCGCTGGGCCTGGGCCTGGGCCGTCTGGGGCTGTTCACCAGCATCGTGCTGTTCGACCAGCGCGTGTCGATGTGGACCAGCCTGCTGGGGTTGACTGTGGCGGTGATCGCCAGCCTCAAGTTCGGCATGGCCTTCCTGCTGGTGTACCTGCTGTGGATCGGCATCACCCGCCTGATCCTCACCATCATGCTGCTGTGCTCCGGCCACAACGTGGGCCCGGCCTACCCGCTGATTCTCTATTACAACCAGATCATCGGCGCGCTGATGAAGATCTACGTGTTCTTCCGCCTCGACAAGCAGTCGTGGACGCGTCAGCCCACTGCCCTCAAGCGTGACCTCGCCAGCTTTCAACAATGGTTCAACACCTGGTCCTCGCGGACCATGACCTTCTCGGCTGCCAGCATCTTCGTTGCTGTGCTGTTCATGGTCGTGTGA
- a CDS encoding nucleotide sugar dehydrogenase encodes MRISIFGLGYVGAVCAGCLTARGHEVIGVDVSSTKIDLINQGKSPIVEPGLEALLQQGIANGRLRGTTDFAEAIRASDVSMICVGTPSKKNGDLGLEYIESVCREIGYVLRDTTRRHTIVVRSTVLPGTVKNVVIPILEDCSGKKAGVDFGVAVNPEFLRESTAIKDYDQPPMTVIGELDTASGDILQALYEELDAPVIRKPIEVAEMIKYTCNVWHATKVTFANEIGNIAKAVGVDGREVMDVVCQDTVLNLSQYYMRPGFAFGGSCLPKDVRALTYRAASLDVRAPLLDSLMRSNESQVQNAFELIEAHDKRKVALLGLSFKAGTDDLRESPLVELAERLIGKGYQLDIYDENVQYARVHGANKDYIESKIPHVSSLLNADFQQVIDNADIIVLGNRDEQFRALAQQAPAGKQVIDLVGFMSNPSCTTSRTEGICW; translated from the coding sequence ATGCGTATCAGCATCTTTGGTTTGGGTTATGTAGGTGCAGTCTGTGCAGGCTGCCTGACGGCGCGTGGCCATGAAGTGATCGGTGTGGACGTGTCCAGCACCAAGATCGACCTGATCAACCAGGGCAAGTCGCCCATCGTCGAACCTGGCCTGGAAGCACTGCTGCAACAGGGCATCGCCAATGGCCGCCTGCGCGGCACTACCGACTTCGCCGAAGCCATCCGCGCCAGTGACGTGTCGATGATCTGCGTGGGTACCCCCAGCAAGAAAAACGGCGACCTGGGCCTGGAATACATCGAGTCGGTGTGCCGTGAAATCGGCTACGTACTGCGCGACACCACCCGCCGCCACACCATCGTGGTGCGCAGCACCGTACTGCCGGGTACCGTCAAGAACGTGGTCATCCCGATCCTCGAAGACTGCTCGGGCAAAAAAGCCGGCGTCGACTTCGGTGTCGCGGTCAACCCGGAATTCCTGCGTGAAAGCACCGCGATCAAGGACTACGACCAGCCACCGATGACCGTCATCGGCGAACTGGACACCGCCAGCGGCGACATCCTGCAAGCCCTGTACGAAGAACTCGACGCCCCGGTCATTCGCAAGCCGATCGAAGTGGCCGAGATGATCAAGTACACCTGCAACGTGTGGCACGCCACCAAGGTCACCTTCGCCAACGAAATCGGCAACATCGCCAAGGCGGTAGGCGTCGATGGCCGTGAGGTGATGGACGTGGTCTGCCAGGACACGGTGCTGAACCTGTCCCAGTACTACATGCGCCCCGGCTTCGCCTTCGGCGGTTCTTGCCTGCCCAAGGACGTGCGCGCCCTCACCTACCGTGCCGCCAGCCTCGACGTGCGCGCACCGCTGCTGGACTCGCTGATGCGCAGCAACGAATCGCAGGTGCAGAACGCCTTCGAGCTGATCGAAGCCCACGACAAACGCAAGGTCGCCCTGCTTGGCCTGAGCTTCAAGGCCGGTACTGACGACCTGCGCGAAAGCCCGCTGGTGGAACTGGCCGAGCGCCTGATCGGCAAGGGCTACCAACTGGACATCTACGACGAGAACGTTCAGTACGCCCGTGTACACGGCGCCAACAAGGACTACATCGAGTCGAAAATCCCGCACGTGTCGTCGCTGCTCAATGCCGACTTCCAGCAGGTGATCGACAACGCCGACATCATCGTCCTCGGCAACCGTGACGAGCAGTTCCGCGCGCTGGCCCAGCAAGCGCCGGCCGGCAAGCAGGTGATCGACCTGGTTGGCTTCATGAGCAACCCGTCCTGCACCACCAGCCGTACCGAAGGCATCTGCTGGTAA
- the yaaA gene encoding peroxide stress protein YaaA: MLTVISPAKTLDYDTPPVTERFTLPQYLDDSQALIQQLRELSPAQISELMHLSDKLAGLNAARFGSWTPDFTPANAKQALLAFKGDVYTGLDAESLGEEDFSYAQDHLRMLSGLYGLLRPLDLMQPYRLEMGTKLANARGKDLYAFWGTRISEWLNQALAEQGDDVLLNLASNEYFSAVKRSALKARVINVDFKDLKNGQYKIISFYAKKARGMMSRFVIQQRISDPEQLKQFDVQGYYYSAEQSKPDHLVFLRDHPSE, from the coding sequence ATGCTGACGGTGATTTCCCCCGCCAAGACCCTCGACTACGACACCCCGCCTGTGACCGAGCGTTTCACCCTGCCCCAGTACCTGGACGACTCCCAGGCACTGATCCAGCAGCTGCGCGAACTGTCGCCGGCGCAGATCAGCGAGCTGATGCACCTGTCCGACAAGCTCGCCGGCCTTAACGCCGCCCGCTTCGGCAGCTGGACCCCGGACTTCACCCCGGCCAATGCCAAGCAGGCCCTGCTGGCGTTCAAGGGTGATGTGTACACCGGCCTCGACGCCGAGAGCCTGGGTGAGGAAGACTTCAGCTACGCGCAAGACCACCTGCGCATGCTCTCGGGCCTGTACGGCCTGCTGCGTCCGCTGGACCTGATGCAACCCTATCGCCTCGAAATGGGCACCAAACTGGCCAACGCCCGCGGCAAGGACCTGTATGCCTTCTGGGGCACACGCATCAGCGAATGGCTGAACCAGGCCCTGGCCGAACAGGGGGATGACGTGCTGCTGAACCTGGCCAGCAACGAGTACTTCAGTGCAGTGAAACGCAGCGCGCTGAAGGCCCGGGTGATCAATGTCGACTTCAAGGACCTGAAGAACGGCCAGTACAAGATCATCAGCTTCTACGCCAAGAAAGCCCGCGGCATGATGAGCCGCTTCGTCATCCAGCAACGCATCAGCGACCCGGAACAGCTCAAGCAGTTCGACGTGCAGGGGTACTACTACAGTGCCGAGCAGTCAAAGCCGGACCATCTGGTGTTTTTGCGGGATCATCCCTCGGAGTGA
- a CDS encoding polysaccharide deacetylase family protein: protein MRIAFALLAALLSLAVQAAPLPQVSLDRSLWPEQLNSPALFDVASRAEILSFAQVLHESELLDDAALAARLGLRQVNLQKVRLVRARMWQRLWQGYEQAQRSCEQDASFCYPITSMADLRTQAATFAADVGTFYTNWIEPSHQFHVRYLDEQLRKAALLPQTSSEVERLSARERNGDELNDRMFLLTFVGGPGPEGGNTDLLADYLRRQKLEGTFFVLGNRLQQRRDAGAANALRQLYRGQCVGIQGWEYRSHAQWTEWQDSLRRSQARVQADLPAAYVPLFRPPYGQRRADGEAFMASQQLRVSLWDIDALDDGALSAEASAQRVLTLMLLWRKGVIQLHDSLPKAQPAVEWLLRNTAQSGIGWADCREYAYREEGV from the coding sequence GTGCGCATTGCCTTTGCCTTGCTGGCTGCTCTGCTGAGCCTGGCCGTGCAAGCCGCCCCATTACCCCAGGTAAGCCTGGACCGCAGCCTGTGGCCCGAGCAACTGAACAGCCCGGCGTTGTTCGATGTGGCCTCGCGGGCCGAGATTCTCTCGTTTGCTCAGGTGCTGCATGAAAGCGAATTGCTGGACGACGCGGCGTTGGCCGCGCGGCTGGGGTTGCGGCAGGTCAACCTGCAGAAGGTGCGACTGGTGCGCGCGCGCATGTGGCAGAGGCTGTGGCAGGGGTATGAGCAGGCGCAGCGCAGCTGCGAGCAGGATGCCTCATTCTGCTACCCAATAACATCAATGGCGGATTTGCGCACGCAAGCGGCAACTTTCGCTGCCGATGTCGGCACGTTCTATACAAACTGGATCGAGCCAAGCCACCAGTTCCATGTGCGTTACCTGGACGAGCAACTGCGCAAGGCGGCGTTGCTGCCGCAGACCAGCAGCGAGGTGGAGCGGCTGTCTGCCCGGGAGCGCAATGGCGATGAACTGAACGACCGTATGTTCCTGCTGACCTTCGTCGGCGGCCCGGGGCCAGAGGGTGGCAACACCGATCTGCTTGCCGACTACCTGCGCCGGCAGAAGCTTGAAGGCACATTCTTCGTGTTGGGGAACCGCTTGCAGCAGCGCCGTGACGCCGGGGCGGCAAATGCCTTGCGCCAGCTCTACCGCGGCCAGTGTGTGGGCATTCAGGGTTGGGAATACCGTTCCCATGCCCAGTGGACGGAGTGGCAGGACTCGTTGCGGCGCAGCCAGGCACGGGTGCAGGCCGACTTGCCGGCAGCGTATGTGCCGTTGTTCCGGCCACCCTACGGGCAGCGTCGGGCCGATGGCGAGGCGTTCATGGCCAGCCAGCAGCTGCGGGTGTCGTTGTGGGATATCGATGCACTAGACGATGGCGCATTGAGCGCAGAGGCATCGGCACAGCGGGTGCTGACCCTGATGCTGCTGTGGCGCAAGGGCGTGATCCAGCTCCATGACAGCCTGCCCAAGGCCCAGCCAGCGGTGGAATGGTTGCTGCGCAACACTGCCCAGAGCGGCATTGGCTGGGCGGATTGCCGGGAATATGCTTATCGCGAAGAGGGGGTATGA
- a CDS encoding PhoH family protein, with translation MDDQGRNPSSSKPILYVLDTNVLIHDPNALLNFEEHHVAIPMTVLEELDKLKTGKQTIAAECRQAIRLIDQTLGDASPSDVEQGVPIQRNKSGPKGFLSILMTPRNEPNKLLPENLNDNIIINQLLEVRARRSDLDVVLVTKDINMRLKARACGIAAEDYSTDQLVDDVSLLSKGYHSVTGSFWDRVSKVDTRQERGRTWHRVQMIDNLPAVHINEFIIDEQGFVGWIKGIRNDELLLLDLHQEPLLHQEAWGLKPRDIHQSLALFALLDPDIHLVNLTGAAGSGKTILALAAAIEQTMVSKRYRRIIATRSVQGLDQEIGFLPGTEAEKMEPWLGAITDNLEALHMDDESTHGSVEYILERVPLQFKSLNYIRGRSFQQSLILIDECQNLTPHQMKTIITRAGSGSKVVCLGNLAQIDTPYLSATSSGLTYLTERFKDFPHGVHITLQGVPRSVLAEYAESHL, from the coding sequence ATGGATGACCAAGGACGCAACCCTTCCTCCAGCAAGCCAATCCTGTATGTGCTCGATACCAACGTCCTGATTCACGACCCCAATGCGTTACTGAACTTCGAGGAGCACCATGTCGCCATCCCGATGACGGTGCTGGAGGAACTCGACAAGCTCAAGACCGGCAAACAGACCATCGCCGCCGAATGCCGCCAGGCCATCCGCCTGATCGACCAGACCCTGGGCGACGCTTCGCCCAGCGATGTTGAGCAGGGCGTGCCGATCCAGCGCAACAAGAGCGGGCCCAAGGGCTTCCTGTCCATCCTGATGACCCCGCGCAACGAGCCTAACAAGCTGCTGCCGGAAAACCTCAACGACAACATCATCATCAACCAGCTGCTCGAAGTACGGGCGCGGCGCAGCGACCTGGACGTGGTGCTGGTCACCAAAGACATCAACATGCGCCTGAAGGCGCGCGCCTGTGGCATAGCGGCCGAGGACTACAGCACTGACCAGCTGGTGGATGACGTGTCCTTGCTGTCCAAGGGCTACCATTCGGTCACCGGCTCGTTCTGGGACCGCGTCAGCAAGGTCGATACCCGTCAGGAGCGCGGCCGCACCTGGCATCGGGTGCAGATGATCGACAACCTGCCTGCGGTGCACATCAACGAGTTCATCATCGATGAGCAGGGCTTTGTCGGCTGGATCAAGGGCATCCGCAACGATGAGCTGTTGTTGCTCGACCTGCACCAGGAGCCACTGCTGCACCAGGAAGCCTGGGGGCTGAAACCTCGCGACATCCACCAGAGCCTGGCGCTGTTCGCGTTGCTCGACCCGGATATCCACCTGGTCAACCTGACCGGCGCGGCCGGGTCCGGCAAGACCATCCTGGCCCTGGCCGCGGCCATCGAGCAGACCATGGTCAGCAAGCGCTACCGGCGCATCATCGCCACCCGCAGCGTGCAGGGGCTGGACCAGGAAATCGGCTTCCTGCCGGGCACCGAGGCCGAGAAAATGGAGCCTTGGCTGGGCGCCATCACCGACAACCTCGAAGCCTTGCACATGGATGACGAAAGCACCCATGGCAGCGTCGAGTACATCCTCGAGCGCGTGCCGTTGCAGTTCAAGTCGCTGAACTACATCCGAGGCCGTAGCTTCCAGCAGAGCCTGATCCTGATCGACGAGTGCCAGAACCTGACGCCGCACCAGATGAAAACCATCATCACCCGTGCCGGCTCCGGGTCCAAGGTGGTCTGCCTGGGCAACCTGGCGCAGATCGACACCCCCTACCTGTCCGCGACGAGCTCGGGCCTGACCTACCTGACCGAGCGCTTCAAGGACTTCCCCCATGGCGTGCACATTACCCTGCAGGGCGTGCCACGCTCGGTGCTGGCCGAGTACGCGGAGTCGCATCTGTAA
- a CDS encoding MFS transporter — MQTLATRQYCYLYGIRLCSSATVWLDFILIFSTLTFIFDAEAHTLALAAALYGVPSLIFGPYIGSLPDRYSPRAIIAVSFCVRAITATCLLLASNLELFLLFISLKGLSNLGSTPAEIVLTARLLPPTSIIKNTSLVSITDQTIKIIAPLAAGLSITWSNSTYGFLISAGISLNGLIFVWLLSSQKIHAEKFGETKHKPNLNEVLKFFASNTTAQAFLLCMLVQSAALGIYDSLLSLFMKELSLSSASFGQVVSATAIGGIIAGLAFPQIYRRHFLLCATVASSIFGVCLCVVATVGLIPEIITPYSFPILFLIAGFAYGLTSQGFTSTLQLTCPSRILGTAFSTARSCAISLFIVLPAAGAWLAGITSTASVIMTAGLLTLISAGILHIYYLTREASDVS; from the coding sequence ATGCAAACCTTGGCAACCAGACAGTATTGCTATCTGTACGGAATACGGTTATGCAGCTCTGCAACAGTTTGGCTTGACTTTATACTAATATTTTCGACGCTGACTTTCATATTTGACGCAGAAGCCCATACCCTAGCGCTTGCAGCAGCACTTTATGGTGTGCCTTCGCTAATATTCGGCCCCTATATTGGATCATTACCTGATCGCTACTCACCACGTGCAATTATAGCAGTTAGCTTTTGCGTTAGAGCCATTACTGCAACCTGTCTTCTACTTGCTTCTAACCTTGAACTTTTTTTGCTCTTTATAAGCCTTAAAGGACTCTCAAACCTTGGATCAACTCCAGCTGAAATCGTATTAACAGCTCGACTCTTACCCCCCACAAGCATAATAAAAAACACATCATTAGTCAGCATCACCGATCAGACCATTAAAATAATAGCACCCCTTGCTGCTGGATTATCTATCACTTGGAGCAATAGCACTTACGGTTTTCTAATTTCTGCAGGCATCAGCCTCAATGGACTGATCTTTGTATGGCTATTGAGCTCACAAAAAATACATGCCGAAAAGTTTGGCGAAACCAAACATAAACCTAACCTGAACGAGGTATTAAAGTTCTTTGCATCTAACACAACTGCTCAAGCATTTCTTTTATGTATGCTAGTTCAATCAGCAGCGCTGGGAATTTATGACTCTTTGCTAAGTCTTTTCATGAAAGAACTGAGCTTAAGCTCTGCTTCGTTCGGCCAGGTAGTCAGCGCAACGGCAATTGGTGGAATTATAGCCGGGCTTGCTTTCCCGCAGATTTATAGACGGCACTTTCTACTATGCGCTACTGTCGCCTCCTCTATATTTGGCGTTTGCTTATGCGTTGTAGCCACGGTAGGTTTAATTCCTGAAATAATTACACCTTATTCATTTCCGATCCTTTTCCTAATTGCAGGATTTGCATATGGACTCACCTCTCAAGGCTTTACATCGACTCTTCAACTTACATGTCCCAGCAGAATACTGGGCACAGCATTTTCTACTGCGAGAAGCTGTGCAATCTCCCTGTTTATTGTCCTGCCAGCTGCAGGCGCATGGTTGGCAGGAATCACCAGTACAGCCAGCGTCATCATGACAGCTGGATTGTTGACGCTCATCAGCGCTGGCATTTTGCACATCTATTACCTGACACGTGAAGCATCGGATGTCTCGTAA
- a CDS encoding carbamoyltransferase C-terminal domain-containing protein, with product MRIVSYNIGHDGHICLVENNKLVFSYEAEKDNNPRYSANSPSDLLNLLTSINNEYDAIAISGWAKGHDPRNDPIDGGYLGLGYSTKLNKNMTWVYCSHELSHIICSYALSKHADISDCYVLLLEGFIGSLYYINKGLQVKCLENIIQSPGLRYSFAFGIADPHFNLPKGYCRLGDAGKMMALAGLGYNSRTSRDERDMLDYLIASSSPIDTFSKSDFVDSKYYNIGPHSQPFCDLAKKISNALFEHIRSKTLPHIKKKIPLLISGGCGLNCDWNRKWEESGLFSDVFVPPCTNDTGVAIGAAALAQKLMTGRCGLEWSVYSGQPFILEQNSTTRSSYSPSPLQPHTICKKILEGEIICWIQGRCEIGPRALGNRSILASPFSKTTTQKLNKLKQRENYRPIAPICLETDAPLHFENCKSSKYMLSFYKVINPRLQAITHADGTARVQTITSEDNPALYNLLKAFKKLSGTGVLCNTSLNFSGAGFINNRSDLEKFCTHNSISTFVIDDIMYTKVE from the coding sequence ATGAGAATCGTAAGCTATAACATCGGTCACGACGGTCACATTTGCCTAGTCGAAAACAACAAGCTGGTGTTCAGTTACGAAGCAGAAAAGGACAACAACCCCAGGTATTCAGCTAACTCCCCCAGCGACCTTTTAAACCTTCTCACATCGATCAACAATGAATATGATGCAATAGCCATAAGTGGCTGGGCAAAAGGGCATGACCCCCGAAATGATCCGATCGATGGGGGATATCTTGGCTTGGGTTACAGTACTAAACTCAACAAAAACATGACATGGGTCTACTGCAGCCACGAACTTTCGCACATCATATGTTCATATGCATTATCAAAGCATGCAGACATCTCCGACTGCTATGTTCTTCTACTGGAAGGATTTATTGGTAGCCTCTACTACATCAACAAAGGCCTACAAGTAAAATGCCTTGAAAATATCATTCAAAGCCCTGGCCTCAGATACTCCTTTGCATTTGGGATAGCTGACCCACATTTCAACCTGCCCAAAGGTTATTGCCGCTTGGGCGACGCGGGAAAAATGATGGCGCTCGCTGGCCTTGGCTACAACTCCCGAACGAGCAGAGACGAACGAGACATGCTCGACTACCTAATTGCCAGCTCTTCTCCGATAGATACTTTTTCAAAATCTGATTTTGTAGACTCCAAATACTATAATATCGGGCCGCACAGTCAACCATTCTGCGATCTTGCAAAGAAAATATCTAATGCACTATTCGAACATATAAGATCCAAAACACTTCCACACATAAAAAAGAAAATCCCATTATTAATTTCCGGCGGATGCGGTTTAAACTGCGACTGGAATAGAAAGTGGGAAGAGAGCGGCTTGTTTTCGGATGTATTCGTCCCCCCATGCACCAATGACACTGGTGTGGCTATCGGGGCAGCTGCGCTGGCGCAGAAACTAATGACTGGACGGTGTGGCTTGGAATGGAGTGTTTATTCAGGTCAACCCTTCATACTCGAGCAAAACTCCACTACAAGGTCATCCTATAGTCCTTCCCCACTCCAGCCTCACACAATCTGCAAAAAAATTCTTGAAGGGGAAATAATCTGTTGGATACAGGGGCGTTGTGAAATCGGCCCAAGAGCATTAGGTAATCGTTCGATCTTGGCATCCCCGTTCTCTAAAACAACCACGCAAAAATTGAACAAACTAAAACAGAGAGAAAACTACCGACCTATAGCCCCAATATGCCTGGAGACAGATGCTCCCTTACACTTTGAGAACTGCAAATCCAGCAAATATATGCTGTCGTTCTACAAAGTGATAAACCCAAGACTTCAAGCCATCACTCATGCCGACGGCACCGCTCGCGTTCAGACTATCACCTCTGAGGACAACCCCGCGCTTTACAACCTATTAAAAGCCTTCAAAAAACTCAGCGGCACTGGAGTTTTATGCAATACATCACTCAATTTCAGTGGTGCGGGGTTCATTAACAATAGATCTGACTTGGAAAAATTCTGTACTCATAACAGCATCTCTACATTTGTAATTGATGACATCATGTATACGAAAGTGGAGTGA